The following nucleotide sequence is from Desulfovulcanus ferrireducens.
GTCAACCATAGTCACAACTAATAAACCTTCTGCTTGATGAATAGGGAGATATTTTTGGAGATGAAATCGTAGCTGCCGCCATCCTTGATAGTATGTAACACCACATGCACTGATATGGTTATGAAATACGTTGTTATGGATACATCATCCATAGGTCTTATATCTGTCATGTTTGACCGCCGCATCAGCATGCACAAACAGGTCATTGAGGATATAATAAAATTGTTTGGTAAAAGAAGGATTTTGCGCGGAGTAAGAAACAATGTGCGTTTGGCGGAGGTATTTAATGCTGGAAAAACCAAACAGATATTTTGCGCCCAAAAGAATTGGGGCGATGGATTATCATCTGCTGCCCGATGACATTGAAGCCCTCACCAACACAAACACCAACCAGGAAAGGTAAAGATGAAAAAAATAGTTGACTATTCAACTATCTGTTTTAATAAGCATGGAAAACTTTTTTAAAAGGGCGGGTTGCGATGTGCAAAGGGGCAAAGACGCCAGGGGAGGCCCTGGACGAACTCAACTCTGGTTGCAAACCAGACCTGATTATCACAGACATCAATGTACCTGTTATGGATGGCATGACCTTTATAAAAGAAATTCACAAAATAACAGGGTATAAGGGGGTAAATTTTTGCTCATTTTAATGCTCACTACCGAATCACAGCAAAGCAAACGTATAGAAGTCAAAAAGCAGGGGCAACCGGCTGGTTGGTCAAACCTGTCAAGGCGCAGGACTTATTGGCAGTAATCAAAAAGGTGTTGTCTTAATAAGTCTTAAGGACCTGATTATTTCCCAGGATCATTGAGGATCATTGCAGGCATTTCCCAAAAGACAGCTGGCAAAGAGCAAGAGGAGAGTTGTTGTGCACAAGAAAAATTGTTGGCAATGGCTTTTTTTCTGCTTTGCATCTGTATTATCATATCTTAGTGGATATGCAACCTTATTCATCCAAAATAAATATAATCTGCACTATTGCTGGTTTTTTATATTATTTATCTTGTTGATATTTTGTATTGCTTCACTATTAAAAAGGAAGTATGAAGAAGATAATAATGAAAAAGAGGAAAAAGAAAAGAAAGCGTTTCAGCTAATACAAAAAAATCTAAAAAATTTAAATATTGTTATAGACAAAGCGCTCAAATCGTTAAACTGTAATGATTTTAATGACAATCAACAGATAGTATTGCAATGCTGCTGCAATGGTAGTGAAAAAAGTATAGAGTATAACTATATTTTGTCTAATTTATATGAGATTTCATCAATTTTAGAAATTTTTATTGATAGGGTTAATCATATTGTAGTATTAAAACATCAGCTTGATGCCAACCATGCTCAGGAACTCACATCGTTGACCAACCAATATGCCACTATGGAACAAATCATAAAACAAATAGTTAACGAACTAGCTCTCATTAACAAGATTATTGTCATGCAACAAATTTCTATTACAGATAACACTGACGAAGCTGCCAAAGAAATTATCTCTCAATTAAACTCCATTGACAATGCAGTCCAGACTATTCTGACCATCGCTCGTGATGGCATTGAACAAATAAATCAAATCGTTGCCCAGGTATCTGACAAAGGAGCAACAACTTGGAATGATTTGATAAGTTCTCTTACCAGTCATGTTTATGACCAAATGCAGACTATTACCGACAATATAGCCAATGTTCAATCTGTATTCTCCGAAGTCAAGAATTTAGAAAAATTAATTGATGAAGTTAAACATATTGCTGACCAGACAAAACTGCTTTCCTTAAACGCCGCAATAGAGGCGGCTCGCGCTGGTGAGGCAGGCAGAGGTTTTGCAGTGGTGGCTGATGAAGTGCACAAGCTCTCCAGTCAGTCTCATGCAACAGCAGAGAAAATGAACAAAATGATTATGGGCCTTATAGAAAGCATAGAAAAACGTTTAAAAAATATTATGGCTGAAGCAACAAAACAGCAGTGGGAAAAAGCATTTGAGACCATCAAAAATCAGCTTAACCAGCTTTTTGAAGTCAACGAAAAAACCAACAGCATCTGCTCTCAGACAATGGGAAAGATGCAAGAACAAACTTCCCTGGCTGCGGATATGATCATGGAAGCCTTAAGTAGCATCCAGTTCCAGGACATCATCAGGCAAAAAACAGAAAATATCCAGCAGCTGTTAAATGAGGTAAACGATTATTTTAACAACCTGACAGAAGCCATTGGCACTCAGGAACCCTCAGAAATTGCTGCCCTGCCCATGCCCTCGGCAGATCAACTCAAGAAAAAATACAAGATGGCTGCTGAACGTAAGACCCACGCTTATGCCACAGGTGAAAGCTATTCACTTGATGAAGACGACGGTCCATCAATAGAACTATTTTAAAAATATATACCTTGTAGTTAGTTCAATGTTCGAATTTTTTTTAATTTGTGTAACAAGCGATGATAATTTGCTATACGGTTAATCTGGCTAAATTTTTAACTTTTGAAAATTAAAGAAAATCATTTTATTAGAACAATCATTGTCGGCCATATTAATTACTCAATTCGTTGTCTATATTACGAATAAACTTGCATTTTGGATAATTGGTGCATCCTATAAATTCTTTACCTTTAAACCGGCCTGTTTTTGCAATACGTCTAACCAGTTGATCGCCACATTTAGGACAAGTAGTTGAGTTGGTAGAATATGCTTTTTTTAAATTGTTTACATGTTGTATATCTGTTATTATGGAAGGTTTTAATTGAAATTTTTTAATAGTGCTAATAATATTTAGGACTTCTTCATCAGATAACAATATATATTTTTTAGATTTTATATAGTTAATATAGTTCCATCCATAAATAACATTTTCAGGCATTTGTGTTTTAAATTCGCTATCGCCAACGAAAACAACAATAGAATGAAAATAATGTTCAGGAAGATTTAATAACCTTTCAAGGACTTTGATATGCTTGTAATTTTGATGTAATGGATTTTGAAATTTATTTGTATGTTTATATATTTTTTGTGTCCATATTTTTTGGTTTAGACCACCAAATATCCATCCTTTCATGTTTTTAGTTTCTATAACAAAAATACCATAATTGGAAACGATTATATGGTCAATTTGAGTCGTAGCATTGTGATCATTGATGGTTATATTTTTTAAGATATGATACTGATTTTTATCAAGTGCAAAATATGCAGAAATATTAACTAGAAATTCTCCCAATTTGCCTTTAAAATAAGGCGATTTTAAGAAAGCAATAACTATTACAACAGGAAGAATATATAGAAATATGGAAAAAAATTGATTAAGCAAAATATGCATTATACTTCTTCTTGGCTCTCTATCGTTGTGATTAAGTGATTGGGTAAAATAACATTTCTGAGATGTTTTATCGCTTTAATTTGCTCTTTTTTTTGATAAAGATATAACTAAGTTAATAGCAAGGTAACTGAATGCGCCCTGCATATTTGCAAGTCATATTGCATTGTGTGCTGTTATTGAAGATGTTAAAGGTAAAGCTGCCAATCATTGGACTGTCTGTGCAATTTGCCTAAATAGTTCCCATAGAGGTGATGCAAAAATCTATATCAGGAGAAAGTTGCCCTTTTCAAGGGAAAAAGTTATTCTTTTTATTATTTACCAAAACGAGCAGCATCACTATAAGATTGCAACCAAGGCCCTGCTAAGTCAGGACCTTTTATTTTTTCCATAGCTGCAATCGTACTGTCTGGTGATGTTTATGTAAACGGTTATTATCGAAAAGGCGGGGCTTATGACAATCACACTACCGTTCCGCCACAAACAACAATGTGTGGGATAACTATTCAATAAAAGGCAGCTACAATCACTACACAGGAAAGATAGGAACTAAAAAAACTTATAATTTATATAAAAGCAACTATGGTATCAGGATACAAGCAGGGCAAACATAAATTGAGACCATGCGGCCTGAAAATCCATTTGGCCAAGGGCAGAGTTGGGATATTGAGAAAGATGAAGAATTCAGGCCCAATATTGGTATAAATTCCAGAATAGATGAAGAAGGGTCTGAAACGGGCGGTTTTGATGCGGAGAAGGCTTATCGTGATAATAATGATCTTCTCGCGGTGTAGCTCCAAGGAGGATTCGCAGGTCAGGGTGTTGTGGGGAGGGGCGGAAGAAAATCCGTCTTTACGCGATTAGGACCGAATTTTATAGAATAGATATGGCGCAATAGCCGTCCATATTAAAACAAATATCCAAACCCTGCCCTTGAAAATATTATAGTCGTGAAGGAGTTTACTCCAGGGATGACTCATCACATAATGACCAAAAAGGAACTCAAAAGTAATAGTTAGGATCAGCCAAATAGCACCTATTAAATAAGCCTGCTTTGCTGATTCAATTCGCCAAATTCCTGTGAGAATCCAGATGAAGAATCCTAACAGAGCGATCCCAATTAATGTAGACAATTGATGGGCGGACAACTCGTTCATAAATTGCCCATACCCTTTTTCTCTGATGACTCCGTTAATGATAGCGAGAACGACCAGCCCAATCCAGCTCAGAGCATATTTCATGAGAATGTTCATATCAATCGTGTCCTAACGAGTTTGCAGAAGTTTCCTTTTCGATCCATACGTTTTTGGGGTAAAAAGGGAAGGTTACTACCCAGATTGTTTGCAAGTTTGGCTAAGGCAACCTGAACCTTGAAGCTTGCCACGAAGCTTAAATCCTCGCACTTAAGAGCCCAGCACAAGACCAGAATGATTCTGCCTATGGCGGGCTGAAAGAGCAGGGGGTAATTTCCGTCAAAGAGCTATGGGTGAGAATTCACTCCGGCTACGGCTCCGTAATTTTGATGAAACGGGTTGTGCGGACCCGTAGCATGGTGGTGTGGGTAGGGCCGGAGAAAAGCACATTCTTATCAAATTATGCACTGTTTTTCTTTATAAGGAAAGCAAAAATCACAAAAATCACAAATAGCACCCCAACTGATTTCCAATCCAAATAATTATCAACAACAAAAAACATACTCATTACTAAAACTGTATATATAGCACTTACAAGGTCTAACCAAAGCACTTTCTGTTTACACGGAAACAGAAGATATAGATGCAATACGATCAAAGGAATAATAAACAAGGCAAGAAAAGCAGACAAGCCAATAAACTGAATTGCATTTAAAGCAAGTTCACTGTGTTTTCCCCCTAGTGTTATGAGCCATAGGCCTAGACCAATACCAAGAAGCATACCTGCTGTTATTGCACCAGCAGAAAGACCAGCACGAGACAGCGGCAGAATGATCTTTGTAACAAATGGATGCTTAAGAGCTTCTTCGCCTTTGATTAGCCTCCAGACGGCAAGAATACAGAGACTAACAATACTTAATAGCCCAAAAGTGTTTATAGATAACGATTCTTCAATTATTTTTAGGTATTGACTCGGAAGATTTTTTGTTAAATCAAGACAGACTCCGCCGCCAAGTATTAAAACGAAACCAAATAACAGGAAAACAAAAAAAATTTCCTTAATGCTCTGCAATCCAATAAGCTTAATAGGATTTTTTTCTTCCATTCAGTTTTTTTTTTAGTATATAACGAGTTTATAGAAAAAATCAAATACTACATTCTTAATGTTCGAAGCGACTTCTATCGCTATCTTCTCCATGATAGCAGAATCTAAGACTGTCGCAATTATAGTAAGTCATTATTCGTACCAAGGTGGAGCCTAGTGAAGTCTAGAGTAATGACATGGATTCCAGCTCCATTGATTAATCATCTTTGCCGTAAGTTATTGTTGACTTTGATCAACATACTAAATATTAGTTAAACAAAATTATAGTCCTTAAATTCTTTTTGTGTCAAGAAAATAGTAAAAAATTTTTGTAAATTTAATCTAAACCCGTAAATTCTTTATAAAAAGATAGTGAAAGAATTTTTGTGTAAGCATTGTTTATGCTTAAAAATATAGAGCATCATTATTGATTGGTTTTGCGCGTAAACAAAGTAATTGTCATAAGAGGATATTGCGCCATGCTTAAATATAAAGCATGAAAGATAAAGAGCCATAACGCCTTGTATATATTAACTATTTTGCTAATTATTACCTTTATTTTGCCTCTTATTTATTTTTTTATCTCTTCCACCCATTTAATCTCAGCACCGTCCATATCTGCCTGTCCTGGGCTCGAATTGATAGGCGAGATATTTTTATCAAGTTCACAAAGACTTTCAGCCAAATCAACATTTGGCAGTAGTAGCTCCGGGGTGTATCCGACAGGTGCACTTTGGTTGAGTTAGTTGAGTAGGTGAGTGGTTGAGTAGTTAGGATGGTCAGTGGATATAGGACTCCGTAGTAGAATTTTTTCCTGATTGCCGCCAGATTTTCGATTATTACCACTGGACAGAGTATCTGTACAGGTTTGATTCCTTAATTATGACAAAATTTTGCTAAATATGAACAAAAAAGAGAAAACAATTAGCAGATGCAATGCCAAAATTAAGGGTTCTCAAAAATCAGTGCAAATAGCGGATGCGTCCGTTCTTATTTGACATCAAAAATACAAAAATATTTTTTAGAAAATCTGTAGATACAGAGAAGAAGTCTTTGGATTCAAGTCGTTAAGTTGTTGTTTAGCCCGGATAAACTGATATATTTTGAAATAAGGCATAAAAAACATAACCGTTGCTCACTGAGCAATATCTTAAAAGATGTAAAATTTGTATCAAAAAAGGACTAAAAAATAATTTTTCTCATGTTGCCTCATTATCTTTTTTGATATAGAGATAAAAAAGTTGTGCGTTGTATAATAAAAATAAGTTATTTTATAGGGAGGTAATTATGGAAGATAGTCTAAAACAGGCCTTGGAGATTGTTAAAGCTCAGGCAGGCGTGCGTGTTATGTCAGCGGAAGAGATGGTTTCCATGATAGGGGCCATTGCTGAAAGTATTAGCAAAGTGGGCAAGGCAGAGATTAAGGAGGAGAAGCCACCTGTTGATCCCCAAAAAGCCATTCGTGAAAAGAGTGTTATTTGTCTTGAGTGTGGTAAGGCATTCAAGGTGCTGACCAAAAAACACTTGGCTTCACATGACCTTACTCCAGAGGAATACAAGGAAAAGTGGGGTTATAAGAAAGGTATTTCCTTAGTAGCTAAAAGTTTGGCCAGGGAGAGGCGTAAAAAAATGCAAAGCATGAAGCTTTGGGAAAAGAGAAAGATGAGTAAAGGGTTAGCCTAACTTAGACGGAAGATAAAAAAGCCATCCCTACCGGATGGCTTTTTTATCTTTTAAAGCTCTAACTGCTCAGTCATTTTGAGCCTTCAAAATTTGCATGAACCCAGAGGCGTGTAAGCTTGTTAGGATGAAGTGTAGGAAAAAAAAATCCAAGGAAAGTTTTTATCTTATAATAAAAAAAGAGCCTCTAACCAGGATGGATTAGAGGCTTGAAACAATTTGCCAACCAAAAAAGTCACACGGCACCGGCATTTCTTGGATTATCAAATTTATTGAGAAATTATTGGTGGGCAATGCAGGATTCGAACCTGCGGCCTTCAGCTCCGGAGGCTGACGCTCTATCCAACTGAGCTAATTGCCCTTACTTAAAAAAGAATCTTCTATTCTTAAGACCATTGCCTTGTCAAGTGAGTAAAGATAACCTAGTATACTTTTAATTAACTGGTCTTGCTTAAAAAATTTAAGAACTAAACGCATGAACACAATACCAAATAGATACGTTCTGGCCATAACCGGAGCCAGTGGCATGCCTTATGCCCTAAAGCTCATCCAGGAGCTCAAAAAAAATCCTGGCCTGGAGCTGCATCTTATTATTTCCAATGCGGCCAAAGATATTTTGCCTATGGAGTCACGTGGTTGGGAAAAGATAGTAACCCTTGCAGATCACGCTTATGCCCAGGATCAACTGACCGCTCCTATGGCCAGTGGCTCCTGGCTGCATCATGGGATGGTTGTCTGTCCCTGTTCTATGGCAACTTTGGCGGCCATAGCCAATGGCCTTGGCAACAATCTTATTCACCGCGCTGCAGATGTGTGTCTGAAAGAAAACAGACCCCTTGTTTTGGTTCCCAGAGAAACTCCTTTAAACGCCATCCATTTGCAGAATATGTGCAAAGCTCAACAGGCCGGGGCGGTTATCCTTCCCCCTTCCCCGGGATTCTACCACCAGCCGCAGACTATTGATGATTTGATTAGCCAAATTGTCAGCAGAATTATGGATCACCTAGGTATAGAGAATAATATTTTTAAGCGTTGGGGAACAGAGATGTTTGAGTTTAAAGTTTAAAAGGAGGTTAATATGGGCAACAAACTTACCTGGCATGGTCATGCTAATTTTGAGATCGCTACTCCCAAGTTAAATATCCTCATTGACCCATGGTTTGAGGGCAATCCTTCTGCTGTGAGCAAATCTTCTTCTTTAAGTAAAGTGGATCTGGTTCTGGTCACTCATGACCATGGCGATCATATGGGGCAGGCCATTGAAATATGTAAACAGACAGGGGCTCATCTTGGCGCCATTGTGGAGGTTGCCAAACATTGCATTGCTCAAGGGATTAGTCAGGACAAAGTTCTTAATGGCATCGGTTTTAATATTGGTGGAAGCATTGATTTTAATTCCGTAAAAATCACCATGGTCCAGGCATTTCACTCCTGTGAACGAGGCTTCCCCGTAGGCTATATCGTAACACTCGAAGATGGCTATACAATTTATCATGCCGGGGACACAGCTATTTTTTCCAGTATGGAGTTATGGGGCCAGCTCTTTGACATTGATTTGGCTTTGCTCCCCATTGGGGGGGTGTTTACCATGGACCCCAGGCAGGCAGCATTGGCCTGTAAACTTCTAAAATGTAAAAAAGTGGTTCCCATGCACTGGGGATCTTTTCCTGTTCTGGAAAAAGATACGAAAAATTTTCAAGCAGCACTCAAAGAATATGCCCCCCAGACAGAATTGCTGGAAATGTCTCCGGGTCAGACCGTTGAGTTGTAACTGTTCAAAAAAATAGGCCCTGAATCAGAAATTCAGGGCCTTGAAGTCTAAGTTTTAAACTTGGTCAGGCAAAACAAACTTCCACAGTGAGATCTCCAAACTGGGTAGTAAAAGGGATGGCCAGGACAGCCGAACTAGACACGTGGCTAATAGAGTGGTTTTTTCCGGTAACGACTGAAGGGATGGCACCCTCAAATGGCATGCCAATATCGGCCAGTCCCTTTCGGGCCTGACCGCAAATCATATTTGTTAGCTCACCTACCGCATCAATAATATCCTGTGAAACTTCTGAGTACTGCTCGCCCAGCAGATTTCCGATTATCCCCAGGGCGCTTTGTTCTGTAAAGGTAACCGACATTGTCCCTTTGTTTTTGCCATTAGGGCTGGAAAAGCCAATCACCCCCGAGACATCACCTCTAGCAGTGTGGTCTTTTTTTACATAAGGCTTTCCCGGTTTAACTTCGACCATTGCCATTGTCCCTAATACATTAACTACGGCATCAACGAATTGCTTGATGATCTGCTTGACCTTATCGTCCATCATTGGATCCTTATTTTTTGAGGTGACCGAATTGATCTAAAGTACAACATCTTCAAATAAATAAATTTTTGCTTAATAAATTCTCTCTATCTTTTCAAGATAATGTATTTTGTCCTCGGGGAACGATCATTTTGTTTATGTCGTATTATTTCACTGTCTATTCCTCCCCAAAAAACAACATGGTTAAGAGTCTGTGGCCAAACTCCGTTTTGACCACAGACTCTTAAGTAATTCTGATTATTATGAACAAACAAAGTCCGGCATAAATCCCTGCTAAAAGATCATCAATCATGATTCCGAATCCATTTTTGAGCCATTGCTCGGATTTGCGAATGGGGAAGGGTTTTAAGATGTCAAAAGCACGAAAAAGAAAGAACCCCACAAGGAGCGTGAACCAGGTTCTTTGAGTTAAGGTCAAAAAAGTAACCCATTGTCCGAGCAATTCATCAATAATTACGCACCCCGGATCTTTGTAGTTGTAGCTCTTTTCAGCCAGGCTGGCTGAATAAGCGCCGAGAAAAAAGATTATCACCAAAACGAGAATTTTAAGGGGGAAACTCAAGGGGATAAAGGTGAAGGGGGCAAGGAGAGTGGCAGCTAAAGAACCCCATGTACCTGGGGCTTTAGGTAGATGACCTATAGGGCCAAGAGTGGCCAACTTTATCCACATTGAGTTCATTGTTAGCGTTGGTTTTGGGAGATATCAGAGGCTAATCTAATCGCCCCGACTTTTTCAAGGTGCTCTACAAGCTCGGTCAAGGGCAGGCCAACCACATTGGTATAGGAACCATTGATTCTTTGCACTAAAAAAGCTCCTACGCCCTGGATACCGTACGCTCCGGCCTTGTCCAGAGGTTCTTTGGTCTGCACATAGCTCTTTAGCACCTCTTCGGAAAACTTGGCCATAGTTACAAAAGATTTACAGGCAAAGGAGATGTTGATTTGCTTTTGTTTGTGCACGAGCACTACTGCGGTGATTACTTCATGTGTCTGGCCGGATAGATTTTTTAGCATTTCAATGGCCTGGGTCTCTGATCTGGGCTTGCCCAGGATATCTCCGTTGAGGACTACAATGGTGTCTGCTGCCAGAATAAGGCTATCGGGCCTTTGCTGGCATACATCTTCAGCCTTAAGCCCGGCGAGGTACGTCGCGTATTGCTCTGGGTTTTGTCCGGGCTTTGGCGGAGGCTCTTTGATTTTGCTGGGCAGAACATAGAAATTTAGACCCAGTAAGGAAAGCAGAGCCTGTCTGCGCGGAGACTTTGAGGCCAGCACAAGGTCCATTTCGCCCCGAAATGGACCTTGCGGGAGTAATTCACTATACATTTAAAAGTGCTTCTTTCAAACTTTCATCTAGAGTTGGATGAGCAAAAATGTGTTTAGACACCTCTTCTCTTGTCCAGGCCTGATCGACAATGATTTGGGCCAGGGTGATGAGATGGGAGACATTGTGGCCTATAGCACTAATGCCCACCACCCTGTCTTCAGACCAGAACACCTTGATCAAACCATGTCCAGCACCATGTGCCTGGGCAATGGGATTGGCTATCAAATTGGCTTTGGTAACAGTAAATTGTTTGCCTTGGGCCTCAAGTTGCGAGGTGTTAAGGCCTGCCCGAATAATTTCCGGAGAACCGTAAATACAGGCTGGAACCGGATTTTGAGGATAGGGTTTTTTGTTATGACCCATAATATGGTCAATACAGTATTCTCCCTGATCTGAGGCTGCATGGGCGAGAAGAGTGAGGCCATTGACATCGCCAATAGCATAGATATTGGGTGCAGCTTGCAAATAGTCGTTGGTTTTAATCCAGCCTGGGCCAAAGGTTTCAATATTTGCACTGTCCAGGCCTAAATTTTCACTATTGGGTTTGCGGCCAATAGCAACTAAACACTTGTCTACCTGAATTTCTTCGTCAGGCAGGTGGAGAGATACGCCATCTGCACTGCTTTCCAGCTTTTGAACAAGGGTCTTGGTTTTTATAACCCATTTTTCCCTTTTTAAAATTTTCTCCAGTTCCCTCGATATCTCCGGGTCTTCAGTGGGAACAATCCTGTCTTTAGCTTCAATGAGAAATATTTTACTTCCCAAACGGCTAAAGAACTGTCCGAGCTCAATGCCTATTGCACCAGCACCAATGACGGCTAAAGTTTCCGGGACAGACTCAAGGTCTAAAATATCATTGGAATCGAGAATGTTTTTGTGATCAGGCTTTAGGCCCGGCAGGTCCGCATTTTTAGAGCCTGTGGCAATGATCAAACGGTCAAACTTTATATTAAGCTTATCTTCCCCAAAGACTTCCAGGGTTGAAGAATTTAATAATCTGGCCTGACCGGAAATTAAATCCACGCCAAGCTTTTTTAAACTGGCCGCCATGGCCTTGTGCGTGGCTGAAACCAGGCTTTTTTTGCGCTGCTGCAGTTTTTTCAGGTCGATTTTAATTTCGCCGGAGGCCAGGCGCAGCCTTTGTTGTGCTTTTAGGCCGGCAATGGGTTCGGTTGCACCTAAGAAAAGCTTGGTAGGGATACAACCACGGTTCAAGCAAGTTCCACCCAAGGAGCCGGCCTCAATCAGGGCTGTTTTTAATCCGTTTTTTGCACCTTTAAGGCAAGCTGCATAACCACCTGGGCCTGCGCCAATGATTACTAATTCGTATTGCATATGGTTTTAATCTTCAATGATGGTTTAGGGTTTAAGTGTGTCGAACTCGACTAGTCTTTTAACTCCATTTTTTTGGCAGCTCTTACTTCATCCAACCTTCTGACCGGAGTAGTTACCGGAGCTTGTTGAATGAGTTCCGGATTTTTTTCAGCGATGTTTAATATTTCGATCAGGTCATCAACAAATTGGTCCAGGGTCTCCTTACTTTCAGTCTCTGTTGGCTCGATCATTAAACATTCTTTAACAATCAGAGGAAAGTAGATAGTGGGTGCATGATGTCCCTTATCCAGGAGAGCCTTGGCAATGTCCAGGGCACGTACTCCGTTTTTGGCTTGCTTCACTGCCGAGGCCACAAATTCGTGCATACAGGTGCGATTATATGGGATGTGCAGATAGTCTTCTAATTTTTTGCGTAAATAATTAGCAGCCAGAACTGCGTTTTCTGAAACACGGATCAGCCCCTCGCGACCAAGGCGCAGGATATAAGCATAGGCTTTTAAAATGACCCCGAAGTTACCATAAAAGGGGGCGATATATCCGATGGAATGGGGATAGTCATAATCCAGGAAAAACTGGCCGTCTTCTAATTTGACTACCCTGGAAATTGGCAAAAATGGTTCAAGTTTTTTATTTACACCCACCGGACCGGAGCCTGGTCCGCCACCGCCATGCGGGGTTCCAAAGGTTTTGTGTAAGTTTAGGTGGACCACG
It contains:
- a CDS encoding methyl-accepting chemotaxis protein; this encodes MHKKNCWQWLFFCFASVLSYLSGYATLFIQNKYNLHYCWFFILFILLIFCIASLLKRKYEEDNNEKEEKEKKAFQLIQKNLKNLNIVIDKALKSLNCNDFNDNQQIVLQCCCNGSEKSIEYNYILSNLYEISSILEIFIDRVNHIVVLKHQLDANHAQELTSLTNQYATMEQIIKQIVNELALINKIIVMQQISITDNTDEAAKEIISQLNSIDNAVQTILTIARDGIEQINQIVAQVSDKGATTWNDLISSLTSHVYDQMQTITDNIANVQSVFSEVKNLEKLIDEVKHIADQTKLLSLNAAIEAARAGEAGRGFAVVADEVHKLSSQSHATAEKMNKMIMGLIESIEKRLKNIMAEATKQQWEKAFETIKNQLNQLFEVNEKTNSICSQTMGKMQEQTSLAADMIMEALSSIQFQDIIRQKTENIQQLLNEVNDYFNNLTEAIGTQEPSEIAALPMPSADQLKKKYKMAAERKTHAYATGESYSLDEDDGPSIELF
- a CDS encoding NERD domain-containing protein, with amino-acid sequence MHILLNQFFSIFLYILPVVIVIAFLKSPYFKGKLGEFLVNISAYFALDKNQYHILKNITINDHNATTQIDHIIVSNYGIFVIETKNMKGWIFGGLNQKIWTQKIYKHTNKFQNPLHQNYKHIKVLERLLNLPEHYFHSIVVFVGDSEFKTQMPENVIYGWNYINYIKSKKYILLSDEEVLNIISTIKKFQLKPSIITDIQHVNNLKKAYSTNSTTCPKCGDQLVRRIAKTGRFKGKEFIGCTNYPKCKFIRNIDNELSN
- a CDS encoding MucR family transcriptional regulator, whose amino-acid sequence is MEDSLKQALEIVKAQAGVRVMSAEEMVSMIGAIAESISKVGKAEIKEEKPPVDPQKAIREKSVICLECGKAFKVLTKKHLASHDLTPEEYKEKWGYKKGISLVAKSLARERRKKMQSMKLWEKRKMSKGLA
- a CDS encoding UbiX family flavin prenyltransferase, with translation MNTIPNRYVLAITGASGMPYALKLIQELKKNPGLELHLIISNAAKDILPMESRGWEKIVTLADHAYAQDQLTAPMASGSWLHHGMVVCPCSMATLAAIANGLGNNLIHRAADVCLKENRPLVLVPRETPLNAIHLQNMCKAQQAGAVILPPSPGFYHQPQTIDDLISQIVSRIMDHLGIENNIFKRWGTEMFEFKV
- a CDS encoding metal-dependent hydrolase, which translates into the protein MGNKLTWHGHANFEIATPKLNILIDPWFEGNPSAVSKSSSLSKVDLVLVTHDHGDHMGQAIEICKQTGAHLGAIVEVAKHCIAQGISQDKVLNGIGFNIGGSIDFNSVKITMVQAFHSCERGFPVGYIVTLEDGYTIYHAGDTAIFSSMELWGQLFDIDLALLPIGGVFTMDPRQAALACKLLKCKKVVPMHWGSFPVLEKDTKNFQAALKEYAPQTELLEMSPGQTVEL
- a CDS encoding chemotaxis protein CheX: MDDKVKQIIKQFVDAVVNVLGTMAMVEVKPGKPYVKKDHTARGDVSGVIGFSSPNGKNKGTMSVTFTEQSALGIIGNLLGEQYSEVSQDIIDAVGELTNMICGQARKGLADIGMPFEGAIPSVVTGKNHSISHVSSSAVLAIPFTTQFGDLTVEVCFA
- a CDS encoding phosphatidylglycerophosphatase A family protein gives rise to the protein MWIKLATLGPIGHLPKAPGTWGSLAATLLAPFTFIPLSFPLKILVLVIIFFLGAYSASLAEKSYNYKDPGCVIIDELLGQWVTFLTLTQRTWFTLLVGFFLFRAFDILKPFPIRKSEQWLKNGFGIMIDDLLAGIYAGLCLFIIIRIT
- a CDS encoding Maf family protein; translation: MYSELLPQGPFRGEMDLVLASKSPRRQALLSLLGLNFYVLPSKIKEPPPKPGQNPEQYATYLAGLKAEDVCQQRPDSLILAADTIVVLNGDILGKPRSETQAIEMLKNLSGQTHEVITAVVLVHKQKQINISFACKSFVTMAKFSEEVLKSYVQTKEPLDKAGAYGIQGVGAFLVQRINGSYTNVVGLPLTELVEHLEKVGAIRLASDISQNQR
- the lpdA gene encoding dihydrolipoyl dehydrogenase; the protein is MQYELVIIGAGPGGYAACLKGAKNGLKTALIEAGSLGGTCLNRGCIPTKLFLGATEPIAGLKAQQRLRLASGEIKIDLKKLQQRKKSLVSATHKAMAASLKKLGVDLISGQARLLNSSTLEVFGEDKLNIKFDRLIIATGSKNADLPGLKPDHKNILDSNDILDLESVPETLAVIGAGAIGIELGQFFSRLGSKIFLIEAKDRIVPTEDPEISRELEKILKREKWVIKTKTLVQKLESSADGVSLHLPDEEIQVDKCLVAIGRKPNSENLGLDSANIETFGPGWIKTNDYLQAAPNIYAIGDVNGLTLLAHAASDQGEYCIDHIMGHNKKPYPQNPVPACIYGSPEIIRAGLNTSQLEAQGKQFTVTKANLIANPIAQAHGAGHGLIKVFWSEDRVVGISAIGHNVSHLITLAQIIVDQAWTREEVSKHIFAHPTLDESLKEALLNV